In Vicia villosa cultivar HV-30 ecotype Madison, WI linkage group LG7, Vvil1.0, whole genome shotgun sequence, the DNA window gggtattttacCTTATTTTTTTATCACAATAATAGATAGATAAGATCATCTTATACATGGTAGGTCGATTCTATTTATGTTTGTTTGCAAAGAACGTGCGCTAACACAAATGAATAATAGAGAGAATTCAAAAATCCACTTTGAAGGGAACCCCGTCAAAGCTGGTACATTTCCAGATCCATGTAATCCACTTTGAAGGAAACCTCATCAAAGAAATATCTACATCAGATAATTCCAATCAACTAAGCAAAAAAATTTCAATGCCTGTCTTGAAATATTATTGTTACAAAAATATTCTTACATGCgtttccaaaaaaaatatatattcttacATTATTTAATGTTATGAGTGGATGATTCATTAAATAGGGTAGATTAGTAAATATATTTCTACCATGTTTGTTTttgtaaaatcaagaaaattaaaaaggttttaactctttccaaaaaaaaaaaaacattctaaAAGAAGGTTTAATTTCACATTTAATCCTTCTATTTTAATCCAACACataatttttattccaaaaatttATAAAGTCTAAAAATGGTGATTGTTGCTAAAAATGATATTTAACAAATCACCAATTTATGGATTCAAAATCTAAATTTTGACCAAACTTGCAATAAATATGATAACTGAAGAAccttaaaaatttgattttaaaaataaatataaaaatataaagtaaCATCAAACCTAAAAAGAAATAGAAGGGTGTATGACTGATGATAGAAGAGGAGAACCCAATAAAAGAAAACATACCACTCTTTTATTAGAGGGCCCAAAATAGATGACAAAATTTAAAAGAAACATAATTGCTAAGAATGTCATAAAGAATATTCATAAGCTGTGTAAGTAAAGGCTAGAATGCCACCTGCAAAATCAAAGTTATGGAACCTACACTTTATTATGGCAATTATTTGGTTGGATTCCATTAACTTTGTTTTATCATCATGATACCGACAGTGGATTCCTAAATGAGAGGAATTTGTTTTCATCTACATAGTATTGAACATCAAGCTTTTTTCATATTAATAGaaaaagcagaaaaataaacagtACAACTGTCTAAAGAATTTCTATGGTAGCAGAGATTTATCAAATCTTAAACGAAACTCTTGATATCATGTTAAGAAATATGGTTTGAGTTTAACCTATCCATACAAAATCGGCTGGTAAAGTTAAGAATGTCTCaacttataaacacatgttcagACCATATTTTGACCAATGTAGGAACACAACCAAAAAAAAATAAGATAGGTAATAAGAAAATGAAAATGTAACctgaatatattttttatgttcaGATGTTATAGCACACATAAACAGTGATCATATCATCATCAGTTATTACAACAAAACAGGCCtaataaaagagaaattgaaCTCAATACATAATTCAAACATAATGACAATAACATGAATGTttgataatagtaataataatagaaaagttTGAAACCTTCTCTGCACAACTCAAAATCCACAtgcttctttctctcttctcaagCTCATCCATGAGTGTTAAAAGCTTCCCACAACAAGTTCTGTGGAGAAGCATTAGTGAAATCCCTTGCTTGCAGTGCAGCAGTTCTGAGAGTCTTGAGAGTCCAAAGATTTGCCTCAACAAATGTCAAACTTCTATAAGGCAAATTATGTTTCTTGCAAAGATCAATCACCAACGGTGAAACCTTCCTCAGTTGAGCCCTAGGTAGCCTTGGAAACAAATGATGTTCAAGCTGAAACTGCAAACCACCAAAGAACCAATCCATCCATGTCGAACAAGAGATATCCAATGTTCCGCTCGTCTGCTTCTCAAACCAATCGTTTCCGCTTGGAGGACCGACGTACACGTTAGCAGCGAAATGGTTCAAACAGAATTGAAGATGTTGGATGGAACAAACCACAAAACAAGCAAGAACAAACATCAACCTTTCCGGCCAACTAGGTAGGCATGACAACAAAAGAGGGAACCAAGTCCAGAACACCGCGATTCCCATGATGTTGTAAAGTCTATCAGGGACATTTCGGGTCGGCGAAAACAATAGCAAAAACGTCTGAAGATACAAGTTCAGCCTTGCGAAACACAAGACAGGGTAAAAAGTCCAATGCTGATAACTGATCAAAAACCTAGACAAAGCATCAAACTTCAACTGTCTATCATAGAAATAAGACCTGATGTTCCCGAATAATCGCGAAGAGACAGCAAAAACCGGGATATGCTGCAAATCAGGATCATAATCAAGACTATTGCAAGCAATATGATGAGCATTATGAGTCCATTTCCACCAAGCAATACTTATACCAGTCAAACAATTCCCACAAATAATCTGCGCCAATTTATTATACCCCTTACTGGACATAACCTCGTAGTGACCGGAATCATGACCCACATAAGTACTTTGCATCCAAAGCAAACCCAACAACATCCCAGAACCCAAATGAGCCCAAATACTCTCACAACCCACAACACCATAAACAACAATAGAAAACATAATTGCAACAGAGGTTAATGTGAACAAAGTAACATGctctttcttttcaaacaaacCCAGTTTCACAAACTCAGAAACCATCTTCCTATAATCCTTAGAAACCTCAGACACCTTAAAATCATCAAGGTAAAAGCCAGTAAAAAATCTCTCAAGATGTTTCCATGCAGTACCAGGATGATATGCTATAAACGCATCGGTAACATCCTGGCCAGCGAGATTCAACAAAACAACCTCTCCGCCAGGGTGATCTTTACCCCAATCAGAAACATTGTAAACCTTACCCTGAATTGAGATCCATAGATCTCCTTTCTTGTTGTGCTTGGAAAGTTCATCCGATGATATATACTTCTTCTCTTTCTCAACAACCTCCATGGATGGCGGTGGCGGATGAGTGAATGAATGTCGGTATCAGATCCTGCAAGAATGTAGATAGAAAAGATGGAAACAAGGAAACTCCTTTAATGGTTGTGTTCTGAGATACAACCACAAAAGGGTCCTTGAAAATTGGTTATGATTTTGCAGCGATCTGATGAGATGAAATGAAATAATGTATGTAACTTTTGGGTAcagagaaggagaagaagagttTTGTTAATGAGAAGAGAAGGGTTATTT includes these proteins:
- the LOC131620450 gene encoding delta(8)-fatty-acid desaturase 1-like, with product MEVVEKEKKYISSDELSKHNKKGDLWISIQGKVYNVSDWGKDHPGGEVVLLNLAGQDVTDAFIAYHPGTAWKHLERFFTGFYLDDFKVSEVSKDYRKMVSEFVKLGLFEKKEHVTLFTLTSVAIMFSIVVYGVVGCESIWAHLGSGMLLGLLWMQSTYVGHDSGHYEVMSSKGYNKLAQIICGNCLTGISIAWWKWTHNAHHIACNSLDYDPDLQHIPVFAVSSRLFGNIRSYFYDRQLKFDALSRFLISYQHWTFYPVLCFARLNLYLQTFLLLFSPTRNVPDRLYNIMGIAVFWTWFPLLLSCLPSWPERLMFVLACFVVCSIQHLQFCLNHFAANVYVGPPSGNDWFEKQTSGTLDISCSTWMDWFFGGLQFQLEHHLFPRLPRAQLRKVSPLVIDLCKKHNLPYRSLTFVEANLWTLKTLRTAALQARDFTNASPQNLLWEAFNTHG